A genomic segment from Nasonia vitripennis strain AsymCx chromosome 4 unlocalized genomic scaffold, Nvit_psr_1.1 chr4_random0007, whole genome shotgun sequence encodes:
- the LOC116417300 gene encoding uncharacterized protein LOC116417300, whose product MWIQFSLQGKYKWLKILPDLITKYNDTKHRTIRMKSNEVSTANQFQIFKRFTCESRSPKKPKFKIGDKVRLSGFYEQELLKAKYPDVYLVQKVLKKRGKQVYVKWLGFDSSHNSWIDKTEI is encoded by the exons ATGTGGATTCAATTTAGTTTGCAAGGTAAATATAAGTGGTTGAAAATCTTACCTGATTTGATCACAAAGTACAATGATACTAAGCATCGAACTATTAGAATGAAATCCAACGAAGTGTCTACAGCGAATCAATTTCAGATTTTCAAAAGATTTACTTGTGAGAGTAGATCGCCGAAGAAGCCTAAGTTTAAGATTGGTGATAAGGTACGATTGA GTGGATTCTACGAACAGGAGCTCTTGAAGGCGAAGTATCCAGATGTTTATCTTGTACAGAAAGTCTTGAAGAAGCGTGGAAAACAAGTATACGTTAAATGGTTAGGGTTTGATAGTTCGCATAATAGTTGGATTGATAAGActgaaatataa